From Actinoplanes oblitus, a single genomic window includes:
- a CDS encoding nucleoside/nucleotide kinase family protein, whose amino-acid sequence MNQKSRAECDRWPTAVADRVVAWTGGHRPSAGGRRVLAVEGRSGSGKSSLAGAVADRLGAPLIRMDDLYAGWDGLSQGVVALRDWVLRPLAEGRPAIWRRWDWAAGEYAEEHPVPDADWLVVEGVGAGAHRAYLSGVVWLNSPAAVRKRRALDRDGETYEPHWDRWARQEDAFYAAEPVRERAGLVIDN is encoded by the coding sequence ATGAATCAGAAAAGCCGCGCGGAGTGCGATCGGTGGCCCACCGCCGTCGCGGACCGGGTCGTCGCGTGGACGGGTGGCCACCGGCCGTCCGCCGGCGGGCGCCGGGTGCTCGCCGTCGAGGGCCGCTCCGGCTCCGGCAAGAGCAGCCTGGCCGGCGCGGTCGCCGACCGGCTCGGCGCGCCGCTGATCCGGATGGACGACCTGTACGCCGGCTGGGACGGCCTGTCCCAGGGCGTCGTCGCGCTGCGTGACTGGGTGCTCCGGCCGCTGGCCGAGGGCCGCCCGGCGATCTGGCGGCGGTGGGACTGGGCGGCCGGCGAGTACGCCGAGGAGCACCCGGTGCCGGACGCGGACTGGCTGGTGGTAGAGGGGGTCGGGGCGGGCGCGCACCGGGCGTACCTCAGTGGGGTCGTCTGGTTGAACAGCCCCGCGGCGGTCCGCAAGCGGCGGGCCCTCGACCGGGATGGGGAGACCTATGAGCCGCACTGGGACCGGTGGGCGCGGCAGGAGGACGCGTTCTACGCGGCCGAGCCGGTCCGCGAGCGGGCCGGCCTCGTGATCGACAACTAG
- a CDS encoding SDR family oxidoreductase — protein sequence MTEQRIGVTGATGQLGGRVAARLAALGVPQTLLVRDVARAPRLPGAVAGLAPFHDRDACRQALTGLRTVLMVSASETPDRVEQHRTFVDAAADAGVRHLVYISFYGAAPDATFTLARDHWATEQHIRSRGLAATFLRDNLYADFLPMLAGADRVIRGPAGDGRVAAVAQDDIADAAVTVLHEPAAHAGRTYALTGPEALTLAEIAGIVGAEYHPETIEQAYASRESYGAPKWQLDAWVSTYTAIAAGELAGVTTDVATLTGRPATSVATLLSGRD from the coding sequence ATGACGGAGCAGCGGATCGGGGTCACCGGGGCGACCGGGCAGCTCGGCGGGCGGGTGGCGGCGCGGCTGGCGGCGCTGGGCGTACCCCAGACATTGCTGGTGCGGGACGTGGCGCGCGCGCCGCGCCTGCCGGGAGCGGTCGCGGGCCTGGCGCCCTTCCACGACCGGGACGCCTGCCGGCAGGCGCTCACCGGGCTGCGGACCGTCCTGATGGTGTCGGCGTCGGAGACGCCGGACCGGGTCGAGCAGCACCGCACGTTCGTCGACGCGGCGGCCGACGCCGGGGTCCGGCACCTGGTCTACATCTCGTTCTATGGCGCGGCACCGGACGCCACCTTCACCCTGGCCCGCGACCACTGGGCCACCGAGCAGCACATCCGCTCGCGCGGGCTGGCCGCGACGTTCCTGCGGGACAACCTGTACGCGGACTTCCTGCCGATGCTGGCCGGCGCGGACCGGGTGATCCGCGGGCCGGCCGGCGACGGGCGGGTCGCGGCGGTGGCGCAGGACGACATCGCCGACGCCGCGGTGACGGTGCTCCACGAGCCGGCCGCGCACGCCGGGCGGACCTACGCGCTGACCGGGCCGGAGGCACTCACCCTGGCCGAGATCGCCGGCATCGTCGGGGCCGAGTACCACCCGGAGACGATCGAGCAGGCGTACGCCTCCCGAGAGTCCTACGGCGCCCCGAAATGGCAGCTCGACGCGTGGGTGTCGACCTACACCGCGATCGCCGCCGGTGAGCTGGCCGGCGTGACGACGGACGTCGCCACCCTCACCGGCCGCCCGGCGACCTCGGTGGCCACGTTGCTGTCCGGGAGGGACTGA
- a CDS encoding substrate-binding domain-containing protein, whose product MALATLGIVVPSVAAFYEFVLKGRKRLGYRIQMDTTTTNVAETDAELPGALLELQNHGVPLRHASLVLLRVENNGFTYIDTHDYVALDDDRVGIRFFFPNRKVVGTVITELSNDSLRANFRDLRTSFREETDRRPAGGVIELPKVPMNRNAHYKVLAALERVAGVTGEPAPPTLEGEIKDGRIQETQSRTNTPKRVITLVGFLVLLIVAQLVVFLRGNSGAPLDCTTGHLAVYGSTAFEPIVAEAAGAYRDLCPGASFAFTMEGSGEGVAALDDRVRAHDKGEFIAFSDGRKAAGMPGLTGRPISFFLFALVANPDAGVRDLTLSQVRDIYAGKVANWAAVGGNDLPIRLITRHRGSGTRAAFKERVLGTTAEAPPTVDVCPHDSGRQPFVCEVGDTGKLLTTVAGTSGALGYGEAGAAAATEGVRTVRIDDHPPTVEAADAHLYPFWETEYAYTGGEPAARSLSASFLRFLTTQTGADILRAHGLRPCAELADPARCQPA is encoded by the coding sequence GTGGCGCTCGCGACGCTCGGTATTGTCGTTCCCAGTGTCGCGGCGTTCTACGAGTTCGTGCTCAAAGGACGGAAACGGCTCGGTTACCGGATCCAGATGGACACCACCACGACCAATGTGGCGGAAACCGATGCGGAACTGCCCGGCGCGCTGCTGGAATTGCAGAACCACGGCGTCCCGCTGCGGCATGCCTCACTCGTGCTGTTGCGCGTGGAGAACAACGGATTCACCTACATCGACACCCACGATTACGTGGCGCTCGACGACGATCGTGTCGGCATCCGATTCTTCTTCCCGAACCGGAAGGTCGTCGGCACCGTCATCACCGAGCTGAGCAACGACTCGTTGCGGGCCAACTTCCGGGACCTGCGGACCAGCTTCCGGGAGGAGACCGACAGGCGGCCGGCCGGCGGCGTCATCGAGCTGCCCAAGGTCCCGATGAACCGGAACGCCCACTACAAGGTGCTGGCCGCCCTGGAACGGGTGGCGGGGGTGACCGGCGAGCCGGCTCCGCCCACCCTGGAGGGCGAGATCAAGGACGGCCGGATCCAGGAGACGCAGAGCCGCACCAACACCCCGAAGCGCGTCATCACCCTGGTCGGCTTCCTGGTGCTGCTGATCGTCGCGCAGCTGGTGGTCTTCCTGCGCGGCAACAGCGGGGCGCCGCTGGACTGCACCACCGGGCACCTCGCGGTCTACGGCTCGACGGCGTTCGAGCCGATCGTCGCCGAGGCCGCCGGCGCCTACCGGGACCTGTGCCCGGGCGCGTCGTTCGCGTTCACCATGGAGGGCAGCGGCGAGGGCGTCGCGGCGCTCGACGACCGGGTCCGGGCGCACGACAAGGGCGAGTTCATCGCGTTCTCCGACGGGCGCAAGGCGGCGGGGATGCCCGGGCTGACCGGCCGGCCGATCAGCTTCTTCCTGTTCGCCCTGGTGGCCAACCCGGACGCGGGCGTGCGGGACCTGACCCTGAGCCAGGTCCGGGACATCTACGCCGGCAAGGTCGCCAACTGGGCGGCCGTCGGCGGCAACGACCTGCCGATCCGGCTGATCACCCGGCACCGCGGCTCCGGCACCCGGGCCGCGTTCAAGGAGCGGGTGCTCGGCACCACCGCCGAGGCGCCGCCGACCGTCGACGTCTGCCCGCACGACAGCGGCCGCCAGCCGTTCGTCTGCGAGGTCGGCGACACCGGGAAACTGCTGACCACGGTCGCGGGCACGAGCGGCGCGCTGGGTTACGGGGAGGCCGGCGCGGCGGCCGCCACCGAGGGCGTGCGCACGGTCCGGATCGACGATCACCCGCCGACGGTGGAGGCGGCGGACGCGCACCTCTACCCGTTCTGGGAGACCGAGTACGCCTACACCGGCGGGGAGCCGGCCGCCCGGTCGCTGTCCGCCAGCTTCCTGCGCTTCCTCACTACCCAGACCGGCGCGGACATCCTGCGCGCGCACGGCCTGCGGCCCTGCGCCGAGCTGGCCGATCCGGCCCGCTGCCAGCCGGCCTAG